The sequence below is a genomic window from Qipengyuania flava.
GACAGTGAGACGCCCGAGAGGCGCTCAGCGACCGTCAGTCTGTCGGTCGAAAGGGTCATACCAGCCCCCTCCTCATCCGCAGCAGGAGCCAGAGGAAGAACGGCGCGCCGAGCAGGCTCAGGGCAATGCCCAGGCGCAGTTCGGTGACGAAGGGCAGCACGCGCACCGCGCTGTCGGCCAGCAGCACAAGCAAGGCGCCGGCAAGCGCGCTCGGCACGATCAGTTGCGATGGCCGACGGTCGGTCAGCGGGCGCACAAGGTGCGGCACGATCAGACCAACGAAGCCGATAATGCCCGCCACCGCAACGCTCGCGCCCACGGTCAGGCCGATCCCGGCGATCAGCAGCCAGAGAAGCTTGCGCGTATCAACGCCGAGCGAGCGGGCCACCAGTTCGCCCAGCGTCAGCGCATCAAGCGAGCGGCCACTACGCCACAGCAGCAGCACGCCCAGCGCAACCAGCGGCGCGGCCAGCGTGACTTCGCGCCAACTGCGGTCGGTCAGCGCGCCGTTGAGCCACAGCACGATCTCGCTCATGGCAAAGGCGTTGGGCGCCATGCTGATGGCGAGCGCGGTCAGCGCGCCGGCAAGGCTCGCCACCATCAGGCCGGCCAAAGTGAACAGCGCAATGCCCCCCGTTCGCCCGGCAATCGCAGCGAGCAGCGCCATCGCCCCGCCCGCGCCGATAAGCGCGAAAGCCGGGAGCAGCCATGGTGAGACCGCATAGCCGAACCACAGCGCGGCGACTGCGCCCAGCGCTGCGCCGGGGGCAATACCGAAGAGGCCCGGATCGGCCAACGGATTGCGCAGGTAGCCCTGCATCGCCGCCCCGCTCGCCCCCAGCCCTGCGCCCACGATGATCGCGAGGAGCGCGCGGGGAAGGCGCAGTTCGGACAGGATAAGCGCCGCATTGGGGGTCGCGGAAGGATCGAGCCAGACGCGGCCCGCCAGCAGCGAGAGCGGCAGGGCCAGCGCGAGCAGCCCCGCGAAGATCCACGCGGCGCGGTTCACAGCGCCGCCTCCCGGATTGCGGCCAGTCGCTCGGCGGCGCGGATGATCGTCGGTCCGCCGCAATAGAGCAGCTGCGTGTCGAATGCGGCGCGGTGCATGCCGGGCAGGCGATCGAGCGCCGGGTGCTGCTGGCTGCGCTCGCCGCCAGCGACAAGCAGCACCTTCGGCGGGTTGGCCACCACATCCTCAAGCGCAACGAAGTCCGCTTGCGACAACCCGCGCGCGGGCGCGGCGTTGCGAAAACCGGTGCGCGCGAGGAGGTCGCTCACCAACTCCTGCTCGCCCGCGACGATGCCGCCGGGCTGCCACAGCAGCGCCTCCACCCTTTCGCCGCTTTCCGGTTCGGCAGCGGCAAGCGCGCGCTCGATGCGCGCCGCCAGCGCTTCTCCGGCCCCGGCGTTGCCCGCGAGCGCCGCGAGTTCGCGCACTTGCGCGAGGCTGCTCTCGACATCGGCGATCATGCCGAATGTGACGACCTCGATGCCGAGGTCGCCCAGCGCTGCGCGGGTCGCGGGCGCAAGGAAAGTGCTGGCCACAACCACATCGGGATCGAGTGCGAGGATTTCCTCTACCGTTCCTCCGGTGGCGGCAAAGCCCGCGGCGTCCTCGGGTGCCATGGAGCTGGCGCGCGGATCCTTGCTGTAGTGCGAAATCGCCAGCAGCTGGCCCGGCGCGGCTACCTCGGCAAGGATCGCGTCCGTGCAGGGGTTGAGGCTGACGATCGTCGGCCCCTCGCCCCCGGGCGCCCGCGCCGGCCCGCTGCCCGCGCAGGACGCGAGCAGGAGGCACAGCGCGGGCAGGAAACGCGTCACATCCGCGCCCTCACTCCGATGAACCCGCTGCGCCCGGCGGTGTTGTAGCCCGCCACTGTCTGGTAATCGGCGCCAAACAGGTTCTCGATCCGGCCATAGACTTCAAGCGTTTCGCCCAGTGGCAATGCGGCACGCAGGTCCACGACCTCATAGCCTTCGAGACGAACGGTGTTGGCCGCGTTGTCGAAGCTTTCGCCGACAAAGCGCACATCGGCACCCAGCTTCAGGCCGGTCGTCGACGGACGCGCCAGGAGCCCCGTCTCCCAATCGGCGAACAATGTGCCGGACACCTGCGGCCGGCGTGCAAGCTCGAGACCCGTGGTGCGATCTTCGGCATCGAGCAGGGTGAACACGCCTGCGACGCGCAAGGTGCCGGTAACGTCGAAACCCGCCTCTGCCTCGAACCCCTGCGCGCGCGCCTGTGCGACATTGTCATAGGTGCCGAAGGGGCGACCGGTGCAAATCGTTGAGGCTACACCAAAGCAGGACACGAAGCTGATGAGGTCCTCGCTATCGCGGCGGAAAGCGGTGAGCGCGACATGCGTGCCCCGGCCGCGTGTGCCTTTCTCGACGCCGAGGTCGAAGCTGGTGCTTTCTTCCGGCTGCAGCGCTGCATTGCCGAAATTGGACAGGAGCTGGAACAGCGTCGGGGCCTTGAAGCCTTCGCCAAGGCTCGCCCGAACACGCCAGTCGTCGCCAAAGCCGTAGGACACATCCGCACCGTAGCTCGCGTTGCTGCCGAACAGCGAATGGTCGTCCACGCGCGAGCCGACATGCGCGGCAAAGCGGCCCATCACGAAGCCCAGCTGGACATAGGCGCCAAAGATGTCCGCCTCGCCATCGGGGCTGAAGCTGGCCGAATAGTCGGTCCACTCCTTCTCCGCGCCGAAGGCCACGGTGACCGGGCCGATCGCCCGGTACTCTCCGCGCAGGGACACGCGCTGGGATTCGCCATCGGAGGCAAAGGTGGTCGTGCCCGCCGCGTCGCGGTTGTCGCGTTCGGTATTCGAGAGCGAGAACGCGCCGCGCAGGGTCAGGTCGCCGCCGTAATAGGCAAAGCCGACATCGCCCCAGTGGCGGCGCGTTTCCTGCGTTTCCAGCGTGTCGGAAAAGGCGAATGTCGGCGGCGGGAAGCCGTCGAGATCGAGATCGCCCTCGCTCCAGTTGGCGTGGGCGAAGACCTCCAGATTGTCGGTCACGTCAACGAAGACCTGCCCGCCCAGCGCCAGCTGCTCGAAGCCGTCCTTCTCGGTGCCGCTGGCCGCGGTCGAGAAGCCGTCGGTGCGGTAGAAGGAGCCGGTCAGCCCGGCATAGAAGCCCTGGCCATCCACGCCGGCCGCCGCGCTGGCGAACAGCGTGTCGCGCGATCCGTACTCGATATTTCCGCTCGCGCCAGTCTCGCCGCGGGTCGAGATGTCAACGACCCCGCCGATCGCCTCAGATCCCCAGATCGTGCTGTTTGACCCGCGCAGGATGTCGAACTTGGAGGCCGTGCCGAGGAGCAGGTTGCTGAAGTCGAAGCCTCCACCGGGCGAGGCCGGATCGGCGACGCGAACACCATCGACCAACACCAGAAGTTGCTCAGAATTCGCGCCGCGCAAGTTGACGCCGGTAAAGCCGCCCACCCCGCCATTGCGGCTGAGAGTCACGCCGGGTGTGCGCTGCAGCACGCGGGTCGCGTCGGCGCCCTGGATACTCTCGATCTCCTCGCGATCGATCACGGTAACGGCCTGTCCGGTCGAGGCGACCGGGGTGGCAAGGCCGTTCGCCGTCACGGTAATCGTGGGCCGCACCATGTCACCAAACACAATGCTGTCGTCGACGCTCACCGGGACCGGCTCACCAAGGTCATCCGCACTTCGGCGCGGATGCGGAACGAAGAGCGCGCCATCCGGGGTGACGCACACTTCGGTCAGCGGAGTGACCTCGGCGGGCGGGCACGGCTCGTGCTCGGCCTCCTGCGCCTGAACGGCAACCGGAAATGCAGATATACTTAGAAGAAACAGAAATTTACGCACAATACCTCCTATCACAGACGAATGCCGTCCATGACGGGAGGGAGCGCTCATTCGCCCCATCCACGTTTGCCATCGGTACACCCCGCCCGCGGCCGAACGACGCGCACAGGCAGGTCTCCTGGCTCCCGGATCGCTGGTTCCGCTTCGCCTTCCCGCTTGCGCAGTGGCGTAATGAAGCGAACCTCCCCGGTCACAGTTGCGGGGGCAGCGGAGGTCTTGAACCTCCTTCCCTCTTAGGGCCTGCGTCGGCAGGCCAACCTATGACGCAATCGCGCCCCTATCGCGCGATTTTGCGATGCACAAGAGCCGGGCTTCGTTAAGCTTTGCTGTGGTAAGGGCCTGAAGGCCGATCGTCCCTTAGCGGGATGGGCGCAAGCCGCCGCCTGTCGCATGGGCGGCAACTCGGCTATGATTGGACGCAATCCAGGGAAGGACCCGCAGTGGACGAGACGATGGCCCCGGCCGGACGGACCCCGCGCACGCCGCGCGAACCGTCGCCGCGCGCGCGCCGTCTCGACCAGCGCCGCAAGAGCCGGCGCCGGCTGCTGGGGCGCGGCGCGATCCTGGGCGCGGCCATCGCCCTGCCCACCGTTGCCGCGCAGGGCGAATGGACCGATCTGAAACAGGCGATGGGCCTTGGCGAAGAAACCGTAGCCTTTGCGCCCATGCCCTTCGAAACCGCCGGCGAAAGCTTCCCGGGCTCCGCCTTCTACTATCTTGAGGACGCCCCGCGCCTTGCTGTCGAAGTGCCCGAGCTGCGCGATGAAGAGATTGGCGCAGAGACGGTCGAGTTCGCGGAAAGCCACGGTGCAGGCGCGGCAGCAGCGGCCTTCCGCACAGCCGGCAGCGGTCTCGACAAGGCGCGCGCGCTGCAATGCCTTTCCACCGCGGTGTACTACGAAGCCGCGAGCGAGAGCTACGCCGGACAGCAAGCGGTCGCGCAGGTCGTTCTCAACCGCGTGGCGCACCCGGCCTATCCGGCGAGCGTGTGCGGAGTGGTTTTCCAGGGATCGGAACGCAAGACCGGCTGCCAGTTCAGCTTTACCTGCGACGGGTCGATGGCGCGGCGACCCTCGCGCCAGGCCTGGGCCGTCGCCCAGTCGGTCGCGCTCGCAGCGCTGGCGGGTGAGGTTTACAAGCCCATCGGCCTCGCAACGCATTACCACACCAATTACGTGAACCCCTATTGGGCGGCGAGCCTCGACTTCGTCGGCACCATCGGCGCGCACCGTTTCTACCGCTGGAAAGGCGGCGCCGGGACCGCACGCGCCTTTACGGATCGCTACGCCGGAAGCGAACCGCTGGCAGCGCCCAACCGCCGCACCCAAACCACGGCGGCAGCCGCAATCACGCCGCCTCCCAACGATCGGCTGACCTCGGCCCCCGTGACGGCGAATCCGGCGGCAACTTCTTCTGCGCAGGCCCAACCGAGCGCCAACGACGCGCTGCCCCAGTCTGGCCGCGTGCGCGAGGAATATGCGAATTCGGGCAAGTGGATTAACGAACCCGGCAAGCGCTAAGCCCGCCTGCGCGCTGTTCTGCGCTGCGCCTTTACCTCTTCACAACCATGTCACGGAACCGAAGCTTAGCGCGAGGGTGCCTAGAGAGGGTGTGTTCGCAACGCCGCTTCACAAGGATGTAGGCATGCCCGTCCATTTCGCCGCCGCCCGCTCGACTGCTCATTCGCCGATTGCCCGCGCGCTGGCGAAGAAGGCGCTGGCCCGTGCGGCCAACGACAACGGCGATGCGGCGCAGATGCAGGCTGAAGCCTCCAGCTTCGATGCCATGATGCGTGCCGCGCTCAAGCATTTTGCCGAACACGGCCTCGGCGCTGCTGAAGCCGCTCGCCAACAGGCGGAACAGGCCTATTTCACCGGCGACCATGACGCCTACGCCTGGTGGCTTGGCGTGTGTCGCACGCTCGATCGCCGCCTGGCCGAGCGGTGCGAGCGCCGGCTCGAAGGCGACGACGCGCAGCTCGTCTACTGACCATCGAACGGTGCGTGTCAGGGTGACCCTCGCGTTAACCGAAACATGACGGTTTTCCCGTAGGTCAGTCGCAATGGGGAAGCAGCACATAAACACCGCCTGGGCACGTATCCAGGACCTTAGAGAGGGCGCCGACCCGCTCACCGATCAGGCGCGCGGTGCTCTGGTGCGCTCGCTTTACGAAAGGCGCACGGCGCTTGCGATGGGCGCGATTTGCGGCGCCATGGCCAGCACCGTCGTTGCCTTCCTGTCCGACAATTCACTGCTCTACTCGCTGGCTTTCCTGCTCTCCAGCATCGCCATCCTGCGCATCGTCAACGCGCGGCACCTGGCAAGAAACCCGGACGACATCGACGCGGATTATCTTGAGCTCACCTACAAGTTCGGAGCTTTCAGCTATGCTCTGGTCCTTGGGCTGGTCGCGGCAGCGACCGTCGCGCTCGATACTGGGGCCATGGCGCAAGTGCTGATGATCACCAACGCCGTGGGCTATGGGATCGGTATATGCGCGCACAACGCGGCCCGGCCCACGATCGCGCTGGGCCAGCTCACCCTGGTCTCGGTGCCGGTGGTCTGGGCTGTGCTGGCGGAAGGATCTGTTGCCGGCGCATTCCTTGCGCTCACCATCGCGCTGCTCTTTCCGGCCATGTTCTCGATCGTCTTTTCGATCTTCGGAACCTTGCGCGATTCGCTCGATGCGGCCGACCGCAGCGCGGAACTGGCCGCGCAGATGGAAACGATTGCCCTGACCGATCCGGTCACGGGCCTCGCCAACCGGTCGGGCCTCGACCGTGATCTTCCGGGCGTACTCGAACGCGCAGCCGATAGCGGGAATGCCGCCGTCCTGTGGATCGATCTCGACCGCTTCAAGGAGGTCAACGAGCTCAAGGGACACCAGGCGGGCGACCAGGTCCTGCGCGAGATCGGTAGCCGGCTTTCCGCACTGGTCGAAGATGGCGGTATCGTCGCGCGCTTTGCCGGTGACGAGTTTGTCGTGACCACACGGATCGACAGCCGCAACGCCGCCTCCATGCTCGCAAGCCAGATCCTTGGCGAGGTCCGCCGCCCCATGCGTATCGACGGCGAGCGCATCGAGATGGGTGCGTCTATCGGTATTGCCTTGATGCCTGAAGACGGATGCACGGCGGAGGAGCTGATGCGCCACGCCGACCTTGCGCTGTACGAAGCGAAAATCGCCGGCCGTTCGCAGGTGCGTTTCTTCACAACGGACATGACCCGCGATCTGGCCCATCGGCGCGAAATCGAGACCGAGCTGCGCCTCGCCCTCTCGCGCGACGAGCTATCGGTCTACTTCCAGCCGATCGTGGACCTGGAAACGGGCCGCGTGCGGTGTTTCGAGGCGCTGGTGCGCTGGTTCCACCCGGAAAAGGGCGAGATCCGGCCCGACGAGTTTATTCCGGTTGCCGAAGACAGCGGCGCCATAGTCACACTGGGCAACTGGCTGACCGGCGAAGCGGCGCGGGTTGCCGCGCAATGGCCCGAAGACGTGCACGTTGCCGTCAACCTCTCGCCGCTGCAGCTCAAGGCGCCGGGCGCTGCGCTCGGCATCCTCAACGCGCTGCGCGAGGCAGGCCTCCCGCCCGAGCGACTTGAGCTGGAAGTAACCGAGAACCTATTTCTCGAGGACAGTCCCAGCATCGCACTGTTCATCAAGGAGCTTTCCCGCGCCGGCGTGCGCTTTGCGCTCGACGACTTCGGCACCGGCTATTCCTCGCTGGCTTATATCAACCAGTGGCCGTTCTCGAAGATCAAGGTCGACCGCAGCTTCGTCTCGGGCGCGCAGGCGGGCCGCAAGAGCGATGCGATCATTCGCGCGGTTTCGCAAATGGGTCACACGCTGGGCATGGAAATCGTTGCCGAAGGGCTCGAGACGGTCGAGCAGGTGAAAGCCGTGCGCTCGGCGGGCTGTACGCTGGGCCAGGGCTATCACTTCAGCCGCGCCATTCCGGACTACAAGGCCGCCCTGTTGCTGGCCGAGGAAACCGATTCCGCGAAGGGCGAGCTGCGCAAACGGCGCGTCGGCTGATCCTGTCACCGGTCCCGGCCGGGAACTTCCACACCCCAGACGAGTCCCAAAGCGTGTAGATGCACGCGAAAGCACCCTTATTGCAATTGCGAACCATTTGCAAAGATACTTTCGAGGCTAGACCTTTTGCCGGTTGCATTCCCGCGCCCAGAGGCCTAGGTCGCACTCGCAATTGACCGGGTGCCGTGCCTCCTTTGCGGGACACATGAAGCATGGCCCGTATCGGTCGGGGTAACATCACTGTCCCGCACGGCAGGAACAAGGACCCACGCTTCCATGGCACGCAAGAAAATCGCCCTCATCGGCTCCGGCATGATCGGAGGCACCCTCGCCCACCTCGCGGCGAAGAAGGAAATGGGCGACATCGTCCTGTTCGACATTGCTGAAGGCATGCCCCAGGGCAAGGCGCTGGACCTGTCGCAGTGCGGCCCGATCGAAGGCTTCGACGCCAAGATTACCGGCTCGAACGACTACGCCGACATCGCTGGTGCTGACGTCGTGATCGTCACCGCCGGCGTGCCGCGCAAGCCCGGCATGAGCCGCGACGACCTGCTCGGCATCAACCTCAAGGTGATGAAGTCGGTCGGCGAAGGCATCAAGAACAACTGCCCCGACGCGTTTGTGATCTGTATCACCAACCCGCTGGACGCGATGGTCTGGGCGCTGCGCGAATTCAGCGGCCTGCCGCACAACAAGGTCGTCGGCATGGCCGGCGTGCTCGACAGCGCGCGCTTCGCCACCTTCCTCGCATGGGAATTCGACGTTTCGGTGAAGGACGTGAACGCCTTCGTCCTCGGCGGCCACGGCGACACCATGGTGCCGGTCCTGTCCTACTCGACCATCAACGGCATCCCGGTGAAGGACATGGCCAAGATCAAGGGCGTGTCGGAAGATCGCCTTGACGAAATCGTCAAGCGCACCCGCGCCGGCGGCGGCGAGATCGTCGCCCTGCTGGGCAACGGCTCGGCCTATTACGCTCCGGCCACCAGCGCCATCGCGATGGCCGAAGCCTATCTCGGCGACCAGAAGCGCATCCTGCCCTGCGCAAGCTACGTTGACGGCAAGTACGGCCTCGACGGCCTTTATGTCGGCGTCCCAACCGTGATCGGTTCGGGAGGCACCGAAGACGTCGTCGAGATCGAACTCTCGGACGAAGAAAAGGCCAACCTCAAGGTCTCGACCGACGCTGTCGAGGAACTGCTCGAAGCCTGCAAGGGCCTCGACGGATCGCTCGCCTGAGACTGAGCCCGAGCCCCATGCGCCGTTACCTCCTGCCCGCACTTGCCCTGATGGCTGCGCCCGCCGCAGCCCAGGACAAGCCGGCCACCCCGGCCCAGATCGCCGACGCGATCGACGCCTGCGCTGCGATCACCTCGCCCACCTGGCTGGAGCTCAAGCAGCTCCCCAGCCATGGCTGGAAGCCCTTTGAAAAGCGTGGCGGTCGCCGCGGGGCGATGAAGGTTCGGGGTGCCTACGAAAAAGTGGGCAACGAGGCACTGATCATCATCAGCAAGGAAGAGCTCAAGCAGAAGGCCTGCGTGGTCTTCGCCAAACTCGACAACACGGCCGACTATGGCCCCACCGCGCAGGGCGTGTCCGAATTTGTCGGCATGCCCGTTCGCGCCGAAGGGCCGACCTATTTCTGGATCATGGACGACAAGGAAATGCGCCTTGATCCGGCCGGGGATCGCGACAAGCCGATCGCCCGTTTCGAAATTACAGCCATTCCCCAGGAGAGTGCCGAATGAGTATCCTCGTCGACAAGAACACCAAGGTCATCACCCAGGGCATGACGGGTGACACCGGGACGTTCCACACGCAGCAGGCGCTCGCCTACGGCACGCAGATGGTCGCAGGCGTGACCCCCGGCAAAGGCGGCACGACGCACATCGACCTGCCGGTCTACAACACCGTTGCCGAAGCCAAGGCCGAAACCGGCGCGACCGCTTCGTGCATCTACGTCCCGCCGCCGTTCGCCGCCGACTCGATTCTCGAGGCGATCGACGCCGAGATGGAACTGATCGTCGCGATCACCGAAGGCATCCCCGTGCTCGACATGGTGCGCGTGAAGCGTGCCCTCGAAGGCTCGAAGTCGCGCCTCATCGGTCCGAACTGCCCCGGCGTCCTGACGCCCGGCGAATGCAAGATCGGCATCATGCCCGGCAGCATCTTCCAGAAGGGCAGCGTCGGCGTCGTCTCGCGCTCGGGCACGCTGACCTACGAAGCCGTGCACCAGACCACCATGGTCGGCCTCGGCCAGACCACGGCAGTCGGCATCGGCGGTGACCCGGTCAACGGTACCAACTTCATCGACGTGCTCGACCTGTTCCTCGACGACGAGGAAACCAAGTCGATCATCATGATCGGCGAGATCGGCGGCAGCGCCGAAGAAGAGGCCGCCGCCTTCCTCAAGGACGAAGCCGCCAAGGGTCGCTCCAAGCCTACCGTTGGCTTCATCGCCGGCCGCACGGCGCCTCCGGGCCGCCGCATGGGCCATGCTGGCGCCATCGTTTCGGGCGGCCAGGGCGGCGCGGAAGACAAGATCGCAGCCATGGAAGATGCAGGCATCCGCGTCTCGCCGAGCCCGAGCGAGCTCGGCACGACGCTCGATGCGCTGCTGAAGGAACTCGCCTGATCCGCTTTGCGGAACGGCTTGTTCCTCCCCGGGAGCCTTCCGCACCGCCGATGCATTGGCAAAGAGTAAGCCGACACTAGCGTCGGTGCGAAAGGGACCCGATGGGTAACGAGAGCCACGATTTCCTGCCCGAAATGGGCGACCAGGAAGGCCCGCAGCCGGGCCCGAGCTGGGGCAACCCCCGCTGGCTGGCCGATGTGGTCGACAGCGGCGCGGACCTGACCGCCGCGCTCGACCCGACGCAGATGCGTCTCGCTGTCGCCCAGGCAGCGGAAAAGGCAGGCAAGGCGCTCGACCCCAAGGCAATCGAGCAGGCGGCCGACGACAGCATCAAGGCGATGCTGCTGGTGCGCCTCTACCGTGTGCGTGGCCACCTGGCGGCAAATCTCGACCCGCTCGGCCTCTCGCACCGTGAAGTGCCTGAAGACCTTACGCTCGAATGGCACGGGTTCGAAGGGCAGGAAGGCAAGGAAGTCTACGTCGGCGGCGTGTTCGGCTTCGACTGGGTCACCGTGGGCAAACTCTACCGGGTGCTGCGCGAAACCTACTGCGGCAACGTCGGCCTCGAATACATGCACATTTCGGACACGGAGGAGCGCCGCTTCCTCCAGGACAAGTTCGAGGTGCCCGAGGACACAATCCAGTTCACCGCCGAAGGCAAGCGCGCAATCCTTGCCTCGGTCATCCGCGGCGAGCAGTACGAAGCCTTCCTCGGCAAGAAGTACGTCGGCACCAAGCGCTTCGGCCTCGATGGCGGCGAGTCCATGATCCCGGCGCTCGAAGCGGTCATCAAGTATGGCGGCCAGCTCGGTGTGCGCGAGATCATCTACGGCATGGCCCACCGCGGCCGCCTCAACGTTCTCGCGAACGTGATGGGCAAACCCTACAAGGTCATCTTCCACGAATTCTCGGGCGGAAGCGCCAACCCCGACGATGTCGGCGGTTCGGGCGATGTGAAGTACCACCTCGGCACCAGCACCGACCGCGAGTTTGACGGAATCAACGTGCACATGTCGCTGGTCCCCAACCCCAGTCACCTCGAAGCGGTGAACCCCGTCGTGCTCGGAAAGAGCCGCGCGCAGCAGGCGATCCGCGATGACCTCAAGCAGCACGAACAGGTCCTGCCCGTCCTCCTCCACGGCGATGCGGCCTTTGCCGGCCAGGGCATCGTGTGGGAGTGCCTCGGCTTCTCGGGCGTGCGCGGGTACAACACCGGCGGCTGCCTGCACTTCGTGATCAACAACCAGATTGGCTTCACCACGAGCCCGCAGTTCGCGCGGTCCTCGCCCTACCCCTCGGACGTCGCCAAGGGCGTCCAGGCGCCGATCCTCCACGTCAACGGCGACGATCCCGAAGCGGTGACCTTCGCCTGCAAGCTGGCGATCGAATACCGCCAGACCTTCGGCCGCGACATCGTGATCGACATGTGGTGCTACCGCCGCTTCGGCCACAACGAGGGCGACGAGCCCAAGTTCACGCAGCCGCTGATGTATGACGAGATCCGCAAGCATCCCAAGGTCAGCCAGATCTACACCAAGCGCCTGATCGAACAGGGCGTGGTCGACCAGGCCTATGCCGACGGACTGATTGCCGAATTCACCGGCCATCTCGAAGAAGAGTTCACCGCGGCAAAGAGCTACAAGCCCAACGAGGCCGACTGGTTCGGAGGCCGCTGGGCGGGCATGAACAAGCCGGCCGATCCGGAAACCGCGCGTCGCAACGTGGAAACCGCGATCCCCAAGAAGCTGTTCGACAGCCTCGGCCGCACACTGACCGCCGTGCCGGACGACCTGACGATCCACAAGACGCTGGGCCGCGTGCTCAAAGCCAAGGAAGACATGTTCGCCAAGGGCGAAGGCTTCGACTGGGCGACGGCGGAAGCGCTCGCGTTCGGCAGCCTTGTGACCGAAGGCTTCGGCGTGCGCCTGTCGGGCCAGGATTCGGGCCGCGGCACCTTCAGCCAGCGCCACGCTGTCTGGGTCGACCAGAAGGACGAGCGCAAGTACATCCCGCTGACCACGCTGCCACATGGCAAGTTCGAGGTCTACGACAGCCCGCTGTCGGAATACGGCGTGCTCGGCTTCGAATACGGCTTTGCCATGGCCGACCCGAAGAGCCTGGTCATGTGGGAAGCGCAGTTCGGCGATTTCGCCAACGGCGCGCAGATCATGATCGACCAGTTCATTGCTGCAGGCGAGGTAAAGTGGCTGCGCGCCAACGGCCTCGTGATGCTGCTGCCGCACGGCTACGAAGGCCAGGGCCCGGAACACAGCTCCGCGCGTCTCGAACGCTTCCTGCAGCTGTGCGCGAACGACAACATCCAGGTCTGCAACATCACCACGCCGGCGAACTATTTCCACGTGCTTCGCCGCCAGATGCTGCGCTCCTTCCGCAAGCCGATGGTCATCATGACGCCCAAGTCGCTGCTGCGCCATCCGCTGGCGAAGTCGGACGCGAGCGAGTTCATGGGCGATCACCACTTCATGCGGATCAAGTCCGACATGACGGAGATCGACGACAAGAAGGTGAAACGCCTCGTGCTGTGTAGCGGCAAGGTCGCTTACGATTTGATGCAGCGCCGCGACGAAGCGGGCCTCGAGGACGTATCGATCGTACGCATCGAGCAGCTCTATCCCTTCCCGGGCGAGCCGCTGGCGGTGCGCCTCAAGCGCATGACGAATCTCGAGACCGTGGTCTGGTGCCAGGAAGAGCCTAAGAACAACGGCGCCTGGTTCTTTGTCGACCGCCTGATCGAGGAATCGCTCACAGCTGCAGGCAAGGACGGCATGCGCCCCTGCTACGCCGGCCGCGAAGTCGCTGCATCTCCCGCCACGGGCTACGCCAGCCGCCACCAGGTGCAGCAAGAAGCTCTCGTCAATATCGCGCTCGGACTGAACGGCGGTGACACGCCCAAGGTCCGCAGCGAC
It includes:
- a CDS encoding FecCD family ABC transporter permease, whose amino-acid sequence is MNRAAWIFAGLLALALPLSLLAGRVWLDPSATPNAALILSELRLPRALLAIIVGAGLGASGAAMQGYLRNPLADPGLFGIAPGAALGAVAALWFGYAVSPWLLPAFALIGAGGAMALLAAIAGRTGGIALFTLAGLMVASLAGALTALAISMAPNAFAMSEIVLWLNGALTDRSWREVTLAAPLVALGVLLLWRSGRSLDALTLGELVARSLGVDTRKLLWLLIAGIGLTVGASVAVAGIIGFVGLIVPHLVRPLTDRRPSQLIVPSALAGALLVLLADSAVRVLPFVTELRLGIALSLLGAPFFLWLLLRMRRGLV
- a CDS encoding TonB-dependent receptor plug domain-containing protein, which translates into the protein MRKFLFLLSISAFPVAVQAQEAEHEPCPPAEVTPLTEVCVTPDGALFVPHPRRSADDLGEPVPVSVDDSIVFGDMVRPTITVTANGLATPVASTGQAVTVIDREEIESIQGADATRVLQRTPGVTLSRNGGVGGFTGVNLRGANSEQLLVLVDGVRVADPASPGGGFDFSNLLLGTASKFDILRGSNSTIWGSEAIGGVVDISTRGETGASGNIEYGSRDTLFASAAAGVDGQGFYAGLTGSFYRTDGFSTAASGTEKDGFEQLALGGQVFVDVTDNLEVFAHANWSEGDLDLDGFPPPTFAFSDTLETQETRRHWGDVGFAYYGGDLTLRGAFSLSNTERDNRDAAGTTTFASDGESQRVSLRGEYRAIGPVTVAFGAEKEWTDYSASFSPDGEADIFGAYVQLGFVMGRFAAHVGSRVDDHSLFGSNASYGADVSYGFGDDWRVRASLGEGFKAPTLFQLLSNFGNAALQPEESTSFDLGVEKGTRGRGTHVALTAFRRDSEDLISFVSCFGVASTICTGRPFGTYDNVAQARAQGFEAEAGFDVTGTLRVAGVFTLLDAEDRTTGLELARRPQVSGTLFADWETGLLARPSTTGLKLGADVRFVGESFDNAANTVRLEGYEVVDLRAALPLGETLEVYGRIENLFGADYQTVAGYNTAGRSGFIGVRARM
- a CDS encoding cell wall hydrolase; translated protein: MDETMAPAGRTPRTPREPSPRARRLDQRRKSRRRLLGRGAILGAAIALPTVAAQGEWTDLKQAMGLGEETVAFAPMPFETAGESFPGSAFYYLEDAPRLAVEVPELRDEEIGAETVEFAESHGAGAAAAAFRTAGSGLDKARALQCLSTAVYYEAASESYAGQQAVAQVVLNRVAHPAYPASVCGVVFQGSERKTGCQFSFTCDGSMARRPSRQAWAVAQSVALAALAGEVYKPIGLATHYHTNYVNPYWAASLDFVGTIGAHRFYRWKGGAGTARAFTDRYAGSEPLAAPNRRTQTTAAAAITPPPNDRLTSAPVTANPAATSSAQAQPSANDALPQSGRVREEYANSGKWINEPGKR
- a CDS encoding putative bifunctional diguanylate cyclase/phosphodiesterase, with the translated sequence MGKQHINTAWARIQDLREGADPLTDQARGALVRSLYERRTALAMGAICGAMASTVVAFLSDNSLLYSLAFLLSSIAILRIVNARHLARNPDDIDADYLELTYKFGAFSYALVLGLVAAATVALDTGAMAQVLMITNAVGYGIGICAHNAARPTIALGQLTLVSVPVVWAVLAEGSVAGAFLALTIALLFPAMFSIVFSIFGTLRDSLDAADRSAELAAQMETIALTDPVTGLANRSGLDRDLPGVLERAADSGNAAVLWIDLDRFKEVNELKGHQAGDQVLREIGSRLSALVEDGGIVARFAGDEFVVTTRIDSRNAASMLASQILGEVRRPMRIDGERIEMGASIGIALMPEDGCTAEELMRHADLALYEAKIAGRSQVRFFTTDMTRDLAHRREIETELRLALSRDELSVYFQPIVDLETGRVRCFEALVRWFHPEKGEIRPDEFIPVAEDSGAIVTLGNWLTGEAARVAAQWPEDVHVAVNLSPLQLKAPGAALGILNALREAGLPPERLELEVTENLFLEDSPSIALFIKELSRAGVRFALDDFGTGYSSLAYINQWPFSKIKVDRSFVSGAQAGRKSDAIIRAVSQMGHTLGMEIVAEGLETVEQVKAVRSAGCTLGQGYHFSRAIPDYKAALLLAEETDSAKGELRKRRVG
- a CDS encoding helical backbone metal receptor; amino-acid sequence: MTRFLPALCLLLASCAGSGPARAPGGEGPTIVSLNPCTDAILAEVAAPGQLLAISHYSKDPRASSMAPEDAAGFAATGGTVEEILALDPDVVVASTFLAPATRAALGDLGIEVVTFGMIADVESSLAQVRELAALAGNAGAGEALAARIERALAAAEPESGERVEALLWQPGGIVAGEQELVSDLLARTGFRNAAPARGLSQADFVALEDVVANPPKVLLVAGGERSQQHPALDRLPGMHRAAFDTQLLYCGGPTIIRAAERLAAIREAAL